A single genomic interval of Prunus dulcis chromosome 5, ALMONDv2, whole genome shotgun sequence harbors:
- the LOC117627392 gene encoding uncharacterized protein LOC117627392: MALALVGGAAIGALFGALYDVVKESMGRTVLQYKPLLGDLKFTLESLRPRIVQQIRDHNVELGLPNDDIESLQRQMEDGIVLVRKLSNIGMWNCYAWGSCCNCTKPSYSDQLVDLDRSLRILLEILKLQEARDVKEVLLLTRKIDDKQDELERRMSDLLKVQQEAGDVRGSSGSNIGTTVQQGNEGNGGHQVAPVCGVGGAATLGAVFGVLFDTVARVKDKTMMLKRPLEDVKSTLDSLKPLIEEIAAYNKVLNLPKEELEKVRFQMEEGVELLHKCSKVRQWTSYNRYEYANKLLGLDESLQGLLNILRVQLARDVRERLVSVSKIEKLIDQIEESGTVQLQNHPTEIEDSCDVLEPPQPEVGLSVQGTRDVKETLDSAAKIEVGVKRIEGSGDVQGQTDMGIGEPKLPTLEAPDVENEVTEYVPSTVTVGLDVLLRELKRELLKDEVSALVLTGPRGCGKTKLAKKICQDKEVKDIFKNSIFFVRVSKRPNLSVIVRKLYQQIEHKGSQIPELQEDTIALKWLQVFLKETGQHPSLLVLDDVWPGSEPILDKFDNFKTSNYKILVTSRSEFPTFGSPYYLQSIYDEGTMTLSHHSRAYSFESLDDEDLVCVSPAPSFTAMDDDPTTYFRDFSTSYLEDKISHVSENANPMAHFHDSSASTARDRSSYVSRDVGTKFPLGNPVKSTQIYLHQKLELKVSADDKKMKKVTEAVCAIRGVSSISWDAKNQKLTVFGQLDPMVILTKLRKIVRKTEFISVAMEEIKEDKKERNLTMKEKMEDNKDCSIGYSLQHFAELISYQGARHLRIDERN, encoded by the exons ATGGCACTGGCTTTGGTTGGAGGGGCTGCCATAGGAGCACTCTTCGGAGCGCTGTATGATGTCGTTAAGGAATCGATGGGCAGGACTGTTTTGCAGTATAAACCCCTCCTTGGAGATCTTAAATTCACTCTGGAATCTCTACGGCCGCGCATCGTCCAACAGATACGAGATCATAATGTGGAGTTAGGCCTCCCGAACGACGATATCGAGAGCCTACAAAGACAAATGGAGGACGGCATAGTGCTTGTTAGGAAGCTGTCAAATATTGGTATGTGGAATTGTTATGCATGGGGCAGCTGCTGCAACTGCACAAAGCCTAGTTACAGCGACCAACTTGTTGACTTGGATAGGTCTCTTAGAATACTGTTAGAGATATTGAAGCTGCAGGAAGCAAGGGATGTGAAGGAGGTCTTGCTTTTGACTAGGAAGATCGATGACAAACAAGATGAATTGGAAAGAAGAATGTCAGATTTGCTGAAAGTGCAGCAGGAAGCAGGGGATGTGAGAGGGTCTTCAGGAAGCAACATAGGCACGACGGTACAGCAAGGAAACGAAGGGAATGGAGGGCATCAAGTGGCGCCAGTATGCGGAGTAGGAGGGGCTGCTACTCTAGGAGCAGTTTTTGGAGTGTTGTTTGATACCGTTGCGCGAGTGAAGGACAAGACTATGATGCTTAAACGCCCTCTCGAAGATGTCAAATCCACGCTAGACTCGTTAAAACCACTAATAGAAGAAATAGCAGCGTATAACAAGGTATTGAATCTCCCAAAGGAGGAATTAGAAAAGGTTAGATTTCAAATGGAAGAGGGTGTGGAGCTACTTCACAAGTGCTCCAAGGTTCGTCAGTGGACTAGCTACAACAGGTATGAATATGCAAACAAACTTCTTGGATTGGATGAATCGCTTCAAGGATTGTTAAATATATTAAGAGTGCAATTAGCAAGGGATGTGAGGGAGAGGTTGGTTTCCGTAAGTAAAATAGAGAAGTTGATTGATCAAATTGAAGAGAGTGGTACGGTACAATTACAGAATCATCcaactgaaattgaagattcaTGTGATGTACTTGAACCCCCACAACCTGAAGTTGGATTGAGTGTGCAGGGAACAAGGGATGTGAAGGAGACATTGGATTCGGCAGCAAAAATAGAGGTCGGGGTGAAGCGAATTGAAGGTAGTGGAGATGTACAAGGTCAAACTGACATGGGAATAGGTGAACCTAAGTTGCCTACACTTGAAGCTCCGGATGTTGAAAATGAGGTGACTGAATATGTACCTTCAACGGTTACAGTTGGCTTGGATGTGCTCTTGAGGGAGTTGAAGAGGGAGCTTCTTAAGGATGAGGTGTCAGCGCTTGTGCTAACCGGGCCTCGGGGATGCGGCAAAACCAaattggcaaaaaaaatttgtcaaGATAAGGAAGTTAAAGATATATTCAAGAACAGTATCTTCTTTGTTCGTGTTTCGAAAAGGCCCAACTTGAGCGTTATTGTACGAAAGCTATACCAACAGATTGAACACAAGGGTTCTCAGATACCTGAGTTGCAAGAGGACACAATTGCACTGAAGTGGCTGCAAGTATTTCTTAAGGAAACAGGACAGCATCCTTCACTGTTGGTCCTGGATGATGTTTGGCCTGGATCAGAACCCATTCTTGACAAGTTtgataatttcaaaacatcaaattACAAGATTCTGGTGACATCAAGATCTGAATTTCCGACATTTGGTTCTCCATATTATTTGCAATCAATTTATGATGAAGGCACCATGACTCTTTCTCATCATTCCCGCGCATACTCCTTTGAATCGTTGGACGATGAAGACCTGGTATGTGTTTCTCCCGCACCTTCCTTCACAGCGATGGATGACGATCCAACTACTTACTTTCGTGATTTCTCCACATCCTACCTGGAAGACAAAATCTCTCATGTTTCAGAAAATGCTAACCCGATGGCTCATTTTCATGATTCCTCTGCATCCACCGCAAGAGATAGAAGCTCTTATGTTTCAAGGGATGTTGGGACAAAG TTTCCTCTTGGCAATCCTGTCAAGTCTACACAGATATATTTGCACCAGAAGTTGGAACTGAAGGTGAGTGCTGAtgacaaaaaaatgaagaaagtcACGGAAGCTGTCTGTGCCATAAGGG GGGTTAGTTCGATTAGTTGGGATGCGAAGAACCAAAAGCTAACAGTGTTTGGACAGTTGGATCCAATGGTAATACTGACTAAGTTGAGGAAGATAGTTCGTAAAACAGAGTTTATATCAGTAGCCatggaagaaataaaagaagataagaaagagagaaatcttactatgaaagagaaaatggaaGACAACAAAGACTGCAGCATTGGGTACAGCCTGCAGCATTTTGCTGAATTAATTTCGTATCAAGGGGCTCGGCATCTGCGTATTGATGAAAGGAACTAA
- the LOC117627393 gene encoding protein yippee-like At4g27745 → MAEFVGPRLYSCCNCRNHVALHDDVISKAFQGRNGRAFLFSHAMNITVGPKEDRQLMTGLHTVADVSCCDCREVLGWKYERAYEETQKYKEGKFILEKSKIVKENW, encoded by the exons ATGGCGGAATTTGTTGGGCCGAGGTTGTATAGTTGCTGTAATTGCAGAAACCATGTTGCCCTTCATGATGATGTCATTTCTAAAGCCTTTCAG GGTAGAAATGGTCGAGCCTTTCTGTTTTCACACGCAATGAACATTACAGTTGGGCCGAAAGAAGACAGACAACTCATGACTGGTCTGCACACTGTTGCTGATGTCTCCTGCTGTGACTGTCGTGAGGTGCTTGGTTGGAAGTACGAACGAGCCTATGAGGAAACGCAGAAGTACAAGGAAGGGAAATTCATACTTGAGAAATCAAAAATCGTCAAGGAAAACTGGTAG
- the LOC117628590 gene encoding oligopeptide transporter 7 isoform X1 gives MTESTEYMEESTHEITSPLISKDKKDEDFYGQPSSSQPKLKNPEEEEENSPVEQVALTVPTTDDPSLPVLTFRMWVLGTLSCILLSFLNQFFWYRKEPLSITAISAQIAVVPLGQLMASKITTHAFFKGSRWEFTLNPGPFNVKEHVLITIFANSGAGTVYAIHIVTVVKVFYKKHITFFVSLLVILTTQVLGFGWAGIFRRYLVEPAAMWWPANLVQVSLFRALHEKEARPKGGVTRTQFFLIAFICSFAYYVFPGYLFEMLTSLSWICWIFPKSVLAQQLGSGLYGLGIGTVGIDWSTISSYLGSPLASPWFATANVAAGFFLVMYVLTPFCYWFNVYKAKTFPIFSSTMFKSDGEEYNITAIIDSNFHLDSAAYNREGPLYLSIVFAITYGVGFAALTATIVHVALFHGREIWEQSKASFKEKQMDIHTRLMQRYKQVPEWWFAVILLVNIAVTIFTCQYYNDQLQLPWWGVLLACAIAIFFTLPIGIITAITNQTPGLNIITEYIIGYIYPGYPVANMCFKVYGYISMTQAITFLQDFKLGHYMKIPPRTMFMAQVVGTLIAAIVYLGTAWWLMETIPDICEDTSSVWTCPGDTVFYDASVIWGLIGPRRIFGNKGTYEAINWFFLGGAVAPLVVWAAAKTFPKQEWIRLINMPVLIGATGNMPPATAVNYTSWIILGFLSGFVVYRYRPDWWRRHNYVLSGALDAGLAFMGVLLYFSLGLEDISLNWWGNDLDGCPLATCPTAKGVIVEGCPVYT, from the exons ATGACAGAAAGCACAGAATACATGGAAGAATCCACTCATGAAATCACAAGCCCTCTCA TTTCTAAGGACAAGAAAGATGAAGACTTCTATGGCCAGCCCTCATCTTCTCaaccaaaacttaaaaatccagaagaagaagaagaaaactcacCAGTGGAACAGGTTGCTCTGACTGTACCAACCACAGACGATCCCTCCCTCCCAGTCCTAACATTTCGAATGTGGGTTCTGGGTACCCTCTCCTGCATCCTCCTCTCCTTCCTCAACCAGTTCTTCTGGTACAGAAAAGAGCCTCTTTCGATCACCGCCATCTCTGCCCAGATTGCTGTGGTGCCTCTGGGGCAGCTCATGGCTTCCAAAATCACAACCCATGCCTTCTTCAAAGGCTCCCGCTGGGAGTTCACCCTCAACCCTGGACCCTTCAATGTCAAAGAACATGTCCTCATCACCATCTTTGCTAACTCCGGAGCTGGAACTGTCTACGCCATTCATATTGTTACTGTGGTTAAAGTTTTTTACAAGAAGCACATCACCTTCTTTGTCTCCCTGCTTGTTATCTTAACAACTCAg GTGTTGGGGTTTGGTTGGGCTGGGATTTTCAGGAGGTACTTGGTTGAGCCAGCTGCTATGTGGTGGCCAGCGAACCTTGTCCAAGTTTCATTGTTCAG GGCCCTCCATGAGAAAGAAGCAAGGCCAAAGGGAGGAGTGACCAGAACACAGTTCTTCCTCATCGCCTTCATATGCAGCTTTGCTTACTATGTTTTCCCTGGCTACCTCTTTGAAATGCTGACTTCCCTCTCTTGGATATGTTGGATTTTCCCCAAAAGTGTCCTGGCCCAACAGCTTGGCTCAGGTCTTTATGGGCTTGGAATTGGAACCGTTGGGATTGACTGGTCAACCATCTCCTCCTACCTTGGAAGCCCACTTGCAAGCCCATGGTTTGCCACAGCCAATGTTGCTGCTGGTTTTTTCCTTGTCATGTACGTATTGACTCCGTTTTGCTATTGGTTTAATGTCTACAAAGCCAAAACCTTTCCCATTTTTTCAAGCACAATGTTCAAATCAGATGGTGAAGAATACAACATAACAGCTATCATTGACTCCAATTTCCACCTTGATTCCGCCGCGTACAATCGAGAAGGTCCGCTTTACCTCAGTATAGTTTTCGCAATAACTTATGGCGTTGGCTTTGCTGCACTCACTGCTACAATTGTACATGTTGCTTTGTTTCATGGAAG GGAAATATGggagcaaagcaaagcaagtTTCAAAGAGAAGCAAATGGACATACACACAAGACTTATGCAGAGGTACAAGCAAGTGCCTGAGTGGTGGTTTGCGGTCATACTTCTGGTCAACATTGCAGTCACTATTTTTACCTGCCAATACTACAATGACCAGCTTCAGTTGCCTTGGTGGGGTGTTTTACTAGCTTGTGCTATTGCCATTTTCTTCACCCTCCCAATTGGGATCATCACAGCCATCACAAATCAG ACACCAGGCTTAAACATCATCACTGAGTATATAATTGGGTATATATACCCAGGTTACCCAGTTGCCAATATGTGCTTCAAGGTGTATGGCTACATAAGTATGACACAAGCCATCACATTTTTGCAAGACTTCAAGCTTGGTCACTACATGAAAATCCCTCCTAGAACCATGTTCATGGCTCAG GTTGTGGGTACCCTTATAGCTGCAATTGTCTACTTGGGCACTGCTTGGTGGCTGATGGAAACCATCCCAGACATATGTGAGGACACATCATCAGTGTGGACTTGCCCAGGAGACACAGTGTTCTATGATGCCTCAGTCATATGGGGCTTGATTGGCCCTAGAAGAATATTTGGTAACAAGGGCACATATGAGGCAATCAATTGGTTCTTCTTGGGTGGGGCAGTTGCCCCCCTTGTTGTATGGGCAGCTGCTAAGACCTTCCCAAAACAAGAGTGGATCAGGCTCATCAACATGCCAGTCCTAATTGGTGCCACAGGGAATATGCCACCTGCAACTGCAGTCAACTACACTTCTTGGatcattttgggttttctgtCTGGTTTTGTTGTGTATAGGTATAGGCCAGATTGGTGGAGGAGGCACAATTATGTGCTCTCTGGGGCACTTGATGCTGGCCTTGCCTTCATGGGGGTGCTTCTGTATTTTAGCTTGGGGTTGGAGGACATTAGCCTTAACTGGTGGGGAAATGACCTTGATGGGTGCCCCTTGGCTACTTGCCCTACGGCTAAAGGTGTGATTGTTGAAGGCTGCCCTGTTTACACTTGA
- the LOC117628590 gene encoding oligopeptide transporter 7 isoform X2: MWWPANLVQVSLFRALHEKEARPKGGVTRTQFFLIAFICSFAYYVFPGYLFEMLTSLSWICWIFPKSVLAQQLGSGLYGLGIGTVGIDWSTISSYLGSPLASPWFATANVAAGFFLVMYVLTPFCYWFNVYKAKTFPIFSSTMFKSDGEEYNITAIIDSNFHLDSAAYNREGPLYLSIVFAITYGVGFAALTATIVHVALFHGREIWEQSKASFKEKQMDIHTRLMQRYKQVPEWWFAVILLVNIAVTIFTCQYYNDQLQLPWWGVLLACAIAIFFTLPIGIITAITNQTPGLNIITEYIIGYIYPGYPVANMCFKVYGYISMTQAITFLQDFKLGHYMKIPPRTMFMAQVVGTLIAAIVYLGTAWWLMETIPDICEDTSSVWTCPGDTVFYDASVIWGLIGPRRIFGNKGTYEAINWFFLGGAVAPLVVWAAAKTFPKQEWIRLINMPVLIGATGNMPPATAVNYTSWIILGFLSGFVVYRYRPDWWRRHNYVLSGALDAGLAFMGVLLYFSLGLEDISLNWWGNDLDGCPLATCPTAKGVIVEGCPVYT, from the exons ATGTGGTGGCCAGCGAACCTTGTCCAAGTTTCATTGTTCAG GGCCCTCCATGAGAAAGAAGCAAGGCCAAAGGGAGGAGTGACCAGAACACAGTTCTTCCTCATCGCCTTCATATGCAGCTTTGCTTACTATGTTTTCCCTGGCTACCTCTTTGAAATGCTGACTTCCCTCTCTTGGATATGTTGGATTTTCCCCAAAAGTGTCCTGGCCCAACAGCTTGGCTCAGGTCTTTATGGGCTTGGAATTGGAACCGTTGGGATTGACTGGTCAACCATCTCCTCCTACCTTGGAAGCCCACTTGCAAGCCCATGGTTTGCCACAGCCAATGTTGCTGCTGGTTTTTTCCTTGTCATGTACGTATTGACTCCGTTTTGCTATTGGTTTAATGTCTACAAAGCCAAAACCTTTCCCATTTTTTCAAGCACAATGTTCAAATCAGATGGTGAAGAATACAACATAACAGCTATCATTGACTCCAATTTCCACCTTGATTCCGCCGCGTACAATCGAGAAGGTCCGCTTTACCTCAGTATAGTTTTCGCAATAACTTATGGCGTTGGCTTTGCTGCACTCACTGCTACAATTGTACATGTTGCTTTGTTTCATGGAAG GGAAATATGggagcaaagcaaagcaagtTTCAAAGAGAAGCAAATGGACATACACACAAGACTTATGCAGAGGTACAAGCAAGTGCCTGAGTGGTGGTTTGCGGTCATACTTCTGGTCAACATTGCAGTCACTATTTTTACCTGCCAATACTACAATGACCAGCTTCAGTTGCCTTGGTGGGGTGTTTTACTAGCTTGTGCTATTGCCATTTTCTTCACCCTCCCAATTGGGATCATCACAGCCATCACAAATCAG ACACCAGGCTTAAACATCATCACTGAGTATATAATTGGGTATATATACCCAGGTTACCCAGTTGCCAATATGTGCTTCAAGGTGTATGGCTACATAAGTATGACACAAGCCATCACATTTTTGCAAGACTTCAAGCTTGGTCACTACATGAAAATCCCTCCTAGAACCATGTTCATGGCTCAG GTTGTGGGTACCCTTATAGCTGCAATTGTCTACTTGGGCACTGCTTGGTGGCTGATGGAAACCATCCCAGACATATGTGAGGACACATCATCAGTGTGGACTTGCCCAGGAGACACAGTGTTCTATGATGCCTCAGTCATATGGGGCTTGATTGGCCCTAGAAGAATATTTGGTAACAAGGGCACATATGAGGCAATCAATTGGTTCTTCTTGGGTGGGGCAGTTGCCCCCCTTGTTGTATGGGCAGCTGCTAAGACCTTCCCAAAACAAGAGTGGATCAGGCTCATCAACATGCCAGTCCTAATTGGTGCCACAGGGAATATGCCACCTGCAACTGCAGTCAACTACACTTCTTGGatcattttgggttttctgtCTGGTTTTGTTGTGTATAGGTATAGGCCAGATTGGTGGAGGAGGCACAATTATGTGCTCTCTGGGGCACTTGATGCTGGCCTTGCCTTCATGGGGGTGCTTCTGTATTTTAGCTTGGGGTTGGAGGACATTAGCCTTAACTGGTGGGGAAATGACCTTGATGGGTGCCCCTTGGCTACTTGCCCTACGGCTAAAGGTGTGATTGTTGAAGGCTGCCCTGTTTACACTTGA